One segment of Castanea sativa cultivar Marrone di Chiusa Pesio chromosome 3, ASM4071231v1 DNA contains the following:
- the LOC142627467 gene encoding putative pectinesterase/pectinesterase inhibitor 22, with the protein MAFVNFVLILILLPHLEALSHGSSSNVPNQTMQTMMLQACSNTDNQSSCLLNLQTELQKIGPDQNPTSILSAALRTTINEARQAIETITKFNALSVSYREQIAIEDCKELLDFSVSELAWSLDEMKEIRAGVKNIHYEGNLKAWLSAALSNQDTCLEGFEGTDRRLESFIKGSLVQVTQLIGNVLALYTQLHSLPFKPPRNNTKPTNTSSDFPKWMSEGDQDLLTSNPQGMHVNTIVAVDGSGHYRTISEAIYAAPSYSNRRYVIHVKKGVYKENIDMKKKKTNIMLVGEGMGQTIVTGNRNFMQGWTTFRTPTVAVSGKGFIARDMTFRNTAGPQNHQAVALRVDSDQSAFYRCSVEGHQDTLYAHSLRQFYRECNIYGTIDFIFGNGAAVLQNCKIFTRVPLPLQKVTITAQGRKNPHQSTGFAIQDSYVFATQPTYLGRPWKQFSRTVYMNTYISGLVQPRGWLEWYGDFALSTLWYGEYRNYGPGASLSGRIKWPGYHIIHDAAVADYFTVGRFIDGSSWLPHTGIRFTAGLSN; encoded by the exons ATGGCCTTTGTCAATTTTGTTCTAATTCTCATCCTTTTACCTCACCTTGAAGCTCTTTCTCATGGATCCTCCTCCAATGTACCAAACCAAACCATGCAAACCATGATGTTACAAGCTTGTTCCAACACTGACAATCAAAGTtcatgccttttgaatttgcaaACCGAGCTCCAAAAAATAGGCCCGGATCAAAACCCCACTTCAATCTTGAGTGCTGCACTTAGGACTACAATCAATGAAGCAAGACAAGCCATTGAAACCATTACAAAGTTCAATGCTTTGTCTGTCAGTTACCGCGAACAAATAGCAATCGAGGATTGCAAAGAGCTGCTCGATTTCTCAGTCTCTGAATTGGCTTGGTCTTTAGATGAGATGAAGGAGATTCGAGCTGGTGTCAAGAACATTCACTATGAAGGAAATTTGAAAGCTTGGTTAAGTGCTGCACTAAGTAACCAAGACACATGCCTTGAAGGCTTTGAGGGCACTGATAGACGTCTTGAAAGCTTCATAAAGGGAAGCTTGGTACAAGTTACACAACTTATTGGCAATGTTTTGGCTTTGTACACTCAATTACATAGCTTACCATTTAAACCACCACGAAATAATACCAAACCAACAAACACAAGTTCGGATTTTCCAAAATGGATGAGTGAAGGTGATCAAGATCTGCTTACATCCAATCCACAAGGTATGCATGTAAATACCATAGTGGCAGTGGATGGGAGTGGTCATTATCGTACAATTTCTGAAGCCATTTACGCAGCTCCAAGTTATAGCAATAGGAGGTATGTCATACATGTGAAGAAGGGGGTTTATAAGGAAAACATagacatgaagaagaagaaaaccaaTATTATGCTTGTTGGGGAGGGGATGGGACAGACCATTGTGACAGGCAATCGGAATTTCATGCAAGGATGGACTACTTTTCGAACCCCTACTGTTG CCGTCTCCGGGAAGGGATTTATAGCAAGGGACATGACATTTCGTAACACGGCTGGACCCCAAAATCATCAAGCCGTGGCACTCCGAGTCGACTCGGATCAATCTGCCTTCTACCGGTGCAGCGTGGAAGGCCACCAAGACACCCTCTATGCCCATTCCCTCCGCCAATTTTACCGTGAATGCAACATCTATGGTACCATAGACTTCATTTTTGGCAATGGGGCAGCAGTCCTCCAAAATTGCAAAATATTCACTAGGGTACCGCTACCATTACAAAAGGTTACGATCACGGCCCAAGGTAGAAAAAACCCACACCAAAGTACTGGGTTTGCAATCCAAGATAGCTATGTTTTTGCAACCCAACCCACCTATTTAGGGAGGCCATGGAAGCAATTTTCTAGGACTGTTTATATGAACACTTACATCAGTGGGCTAGTCCAGCCCAGAGGGTGGCTTGAGTGGTATGGGGACTTTGCCTTGAGCACATTGTGGTATGGTGAGTATAGGAACTATGGGCCTGGGGCATCACTTTCGGGGCGGATCAAATGGCCTGGTTATCACATTATCCATGATGCTGCCGTGGCTGATTACTTCACCGTCGGGCGGTTCATCGACGGGTCATCATGGTTGCCACATACTGGTATCAGGTTCACGGCAGGATTGAGCAATTAA
- the LOC142629881 gene encoding putative pectinesterase/pectinesterase inhibitor 28 — MSKGNNVSRKKKITVISLSVIFLVALVVAVTVGVSLHHSSSSDDNKSSNNLSATMKAINLICQPTDYKEECVKSLSSEAGNTTDSKELIKAAFKAAMNYTNEAAKKSNVLKELEKDPRAKEALDSCKELMDSSTDEFKNSFDQLGDFDASKVDEVLNDLRIWLSAAITYQETCLDAFQNTTGDAGEKMRAALKSAMQMSSNSLAIVSDLSKALSNFNFPSLGRRLLEHDVPVLGHGELYPDWFDDIPGSRRLLAASPAQIKPDVTVAKDGSGQFKTINEALHLIPKKSNKTFVIYIKEGVYKEYVELNKSMTHVMMIGDGPHKTRITGNRNFVDGVPTFKTCTVGVSGDYFIARNIGIENTAGAEKHQAVALKVQSDYSAFYNCSFDGYQDTLYAHTKRQFYRDCTISGTIDFVFGDSAAIFQNCTFVVRKPMDNQQCIVTAQGRKERRQPSAIILLNSKIVADQALYPVRLQRKVYLGRPWKEFSRTIIMKTHLDDLIQPDGWSPWLGNFGINTCFYAEFQNVGPGSNTTRRVKWRGIKTITSQHAFDFTPGRFLGGDTWIKATGVPYHPGFLNETEKV; from the exons ATGTCTAAAGGAAATAATGTAAGTAGGAAGAAGAAAATTACTGTTATCAGTTTGTCAGTCATATTCTTGGTGGCCTTGGTTGTAGCCGTGACTGTTGGCGTTAGCCTTCATCATAGCTCATCTAGTGATGATAATAAAAGTAGTAATAATTTATCTGCTACAATGAAAGCTATCAATCTCATCTGCCAGCCCACTGATTACAAAGAAGAATGTGTCAAGAGCCTTAGTTCTGAGGCTGGAAATACGACAGATTCAAAAGAACTCATTAAAGCTGCATTTAAGGCGGCAATGAATTACACCAATGAGGCTGCCAAGAAATCCAATGTCTTGAAAGAGCTCGAGAAGGACCCGAGAGCCAAGGAGGCTCTTGATAGTTGCAAAGAGCTTATGGACTCTTCCACTGATGAGTTCAAGAACTCTTTCGATCAATTGGGAGATTTTGATGCCTCCAAGGTAGATGAAGTGCTTAATGATTTGCGGATTTGGCTCAGTGCTGCCATCACATACCAAGAAACTTGCTTAGATGCATTTCAAAACACGACCGGTGATGCTGGAGAGAAAATGAGGGCGGCATTGAAGTCTGCCATGCAAATGAGCAGCAATAGTCTTGCCATTGTCTCTGACTTGTCCAAAGCGCTCTCTAACTTTAATTTCCCTAGCCTTGGTCGTCGTCTTCTTGAACATGACGTGCCTGTTCTTGGCCATGGTGAACTATATCCTGATTGGTTCGATGATATTCCTGGAAGTCGGAGACTCCTTGCTGCATCTCCAGCCCAGATTAAGCCTGACGTTACTGTAGCCAAGGATGGGAGTGGACAGTTCAAGACCATCAATGAGGCATTGCATCTGATCCCTAAGAAGAGCAACAAAACCTTTGTGATCTACATCAAGGAAGGAGTTTACAAAGAGTATGTAGAGTTAAACAAGTCCATGACCCATGTCATGATGATTGGTGATGGACCTCATAAGACCAGGATTACAGGAAACAGGAATTTTGTTGATGGCGTACCCACCTTCAAAACCTGTACAGTTG GTGTCTCCGGAGATTACTTCATTGCTAGGAATATTGGAATTGAGAACACTGCTGGTGCTGAGAAACATCAGGCTGTTGCATTGAAGGTTCAATCCGACTACTCCGCCTTCTACAACTGCTCATTTGACGGGTACCAAGACACGCTTTACGCGCACACCAAGCGTCAATTCTACCGTGATTGCACCATCTCCGGTACAATTGACTTCGTCTTTGGTGATTCTGCTGCCATCTTCCAAAACTGCACTTTCGTGGTCCGCAAGCCAATGGACAACCAGCAATGCATTGTGACTGCACAAGGCAGGAAGGAGAGGCGCCAGCCATCAGCAATAATCCTCCTAAACTCCAAAATTGTTGCAGACCAGGCATTGTACCCCGTTAGATTACAACGCAAAGTATATCTAGGCCGTCCATGGAAGGAGTTCTCAAGGACCATCATCATGAAAACCCACCTTGATGATCTGATCCAGCCTGATGGATGGTCACCTTGGTTAGGCAATTTCGGAATCAACACTTGCTTCTACGCTGAGTTTCAGAACGTAGGACCTGGTTCAAATACAACACGACGAGTAAAATGGCGTGGAATTAAGACCATCACCAGTCAACATGCATTTGACTTTACACCAGGGAGGTTCCTTGGTGGTGATACTTGGATTAAGGCTACCGGAGTGCCTTACCACCCTGGTTTTCTTAACGAAACAGAAAAAGTCTAG
- the LOC142628295 gene encoding uncharacterized protein LOC142628295 isoform X1: MAASSSSASSYSSSSSDPDSTSTSSHRRRRHRSRKDRESLKIRKKSHSHTKRRRRRHSYSSSSASDYSRSDSSSDSEHETSNHSKRHKKNDKPKKEKDRSKNHRHKQHSHKLKEKQQDERSSGPVRLSKFLGREKDDGARLSAISGKKIRLKVEKTKEDKLAENKRNELLKFLNASFD, from the exons ATGGCGGCCTCGTCTTCTTCCGCGTCCTCATACTCTTCATCCTCCTCCGACCCCGATTCCACATCAACTTCCTCTCACCGTCGCCGTCGTCACCGAAGCCGCAAAGACAGAGAATCCCTGAAGATCCGAAAGAAAAGCCATTCCCACACCAAACGACGTCGTCGCAGACACTCTTACTCTTCCTCCTCCGCCTCCGATTACTCCAg GAGCGACAGTTCTTCTGACAGTGAGCATGAAACATCTAATCATTCAAAGAGGCACAAGAagaatgacaagccaaagaag GAAAAGGACCGAAGCAAGAATCATCGTCATAAACAGCATAGTCACAAACTTAAAGAG AAGCAGCAGGATGAGAGAAGTAGCGGTCCTGTACGGCTTTCCAAG TTTCTAGGGCGTGAGAAGGATGATGGTGCTCGTCTCAGTGCTATATCTGGCAAAAAG ATTCGGTTGAAAGTTGAGAAAACAAAGGAGGATAAATTGGCAGAGAACAAAAGAAATGAATTGTTGAAATTTCTAAATGCTAGTTTTGATTGA
- the LOC142628295 gene encoding uncharacterized protein LOC142628295 isoform X2 produces MAASSSSASSYSSSSSDPDSTSTSSHRRRRHRSRKDRESLKIRKKSHSHTKRRRRRHSYSSSSASDYSRSDSSSDSEHETSNHSKRHKKNDKPKKDRSKNHRHKQHSHKLKEKQQDERSSGPVRLSKFLGREKDDGARLSAISGKKIRLKVEKTKEDKLAENKRNELLKFLNASFD; encoded by the exons ATGGCGGCCTCGTCTTCTTCCGCGTCCTCATACTCTTCATCCTCCTCCGACCCCGATTCCACATCAACTTCCTCTCACCGTCGCCGTCGTCACCGAAGCCGCAAAGACAGAGAATCCCTGAAGATCCGAAAGAAAAGCCATTCCCACACCAAACGACGTCGTCGCAGACACTCTTACTCTTCCTCCTCCGCCTCCGATTACTCCAg GAGCGACAGTTCTTCTGACAGTGAGCATGAAACATCTAATCATTCAAAGAGGCACAAGAagaatgacaagccaaagaag GACCGAAGCAAGAATCATCGTCATAAACAGCATAGTCACAAACTTAAAGAG AAGCAGCAGGATGAGAGAAGTAGCGGTCCTGTACGGCTTTCCAAG TTTCTAGGGCGTGAGAAGGATGATGGTGCTCGTCTCAGTGCTATATCTGGCAAAAAG ATTCGGTTGAAAGTTGAGAAAACAAAGGAGGATAAATTGGCAGAGAACAAAAGAAATGAATTGTTGAAATTTCTAAATGCTAGTTTTGATTGA